In a single window of the Pongo abelii isolate AG06213 chromosome 1, NHGRI_mPonAbe1-v2.0_pri, whole genome shotgun sequence genome:
- the ZBTB7B gene encoding zinc finger and BTB domain-containing protein 7B isoform X1 yields MGGKQAGGQVRQQDRTGAGPQAPGPGGGRASSHTLSLSSSSQRTRRLRGAPEPGLGDLELGRDLTPTAPGSSQLPSPPSPFVACGLSSPPRPPGSEKMGSPEDDLIGIPFPDHSSELLSCLNEQRQLGHLCDLTIRTQGLEYRTHRAVLAACSHYFKKLFTEGGGGAVMGAGGSGTAAGGAGAGVCELDFVGPEALGALLEFAYTATLTTSSANMPAVLQAARLLEIPCVIAACMEILQGSGLEAPSPDEDDCERARQYLEAFATATASGVPNGEDSPPQVPLPPPPPPPPRPVARRSRKPRKAFLQTKGARANHLVPEVATVPAHPLTYEEEEVAGRVGSSGGSGLGDSYSPPTGTASPPEGPQSYEPYEGEEEEEELVYPPAYGLAQGGGPPLSPEELGSDEDAIDPDLMAYLSSLHQDNLAPGLDSQDKLVRKRRSQMPQECPVCHKIIHGAGKLPRHMRTHTGEKPFACEVCGVRFTRNDKLKIHMRKHTGERPYSCPHCPARFLHSYDLKNHMHLHTGDRPYECHLCHKAFAKEDHLQRHLKGQNCLEVRTRRRRKDDAPPHYPPPSTAAASPAGLDLSNGHLDTFRLSLARFWEQSAPTGPPVSTPGPPDDEEEEGAPTTPQAEGAMESS; encoded by the exons GAGCCCCAGAACCAGGACTGGGGGATTTGGAGCTGGGCAGAGACTTAACCCCCACAGCACCGGGAAGCAGCCAACTCCCCTCGCCTCCTTCCCCCTTCGTGGCTTGCGGTCTCTCTTCCCCGCCTCGGCCCCCAGGAAGT GAGAAGATGGGGAGCCCCGAGGATGATCTGATTGGGATTCCATTCCCGGACCACAGCAGTGAGCTCCTGAGCTGCCTCAATGAGCAGCGCCAGCTGGGCCACCTATGTGACCTCACCATCCGGACGCAGGGCCTTGAATACCGCACCCACAGGGCTGTGCTAGCTGCCTGTAGCCACTACTTCAAGAAGCTTTTCACTGAGGGTGGTGGCGGAGCTGTCATGGGGGCCGGGGGCAGCGGGACGGCCGCTGGGGGAGCAGGGGCCGGAGTGTGTGAGCTGGACTTTGTAGGGCCAGAGGCACTAGGCGCCCTCCTTGAATTTGCCTATACAGCCACACTGACCACCAGCAGCGCCAACATGCCAGCTGTGCTCCAGGCTGCCCGCCTGCTGGAGATCCCGTGTGTCATCGCTGCTTGCATGGAGATTCTGCAGGGCAGTGGGCTAGAAGCTCCCAGCCCGGACGAGGATGACTGTGAGCGAGCCCGCCAGTATCTGGAGGCCTTTGCCACAGCCACGGCCTCTGGAGTTCCCAATGGTGAAGACAGTCCTCCACAGGTGCCCCTCCCACCACCTCCGCCACCGCCACCTCGGCCTGTTGCCCGCCGCAGCCGCAAGCCCCGGAAAGCTTTCCTGCAAACCAAGGGGGCCAGAGCAAACCACCTAGTCCCTGAGGTGGCCACAGTGCCTGCCCATCCTTTGACctatgaggaggaggaggtggcggGCAGAGTGGGCAGCAGTGGGGGCAGTGGGCTGGGGGACAGCTACAGCCCTCCCACAGGAACTGCCTCCCCTCCTGAGGGGCCCCAGAGCTACGAACCCTATGAGggtgaggaagaagaagaggagctgGTATATCCCCCAGCCTATGGGCTGGCGCAGGGTGGTGGGCCCCCGCTGTCCCCAGAGGAGCTGGGCTCAGATGAGGATGCCATCGATCCTGACCTGATGGCCTACCTAAGCTCCCTGCACCAGGACAACCTGGCACCAGGCCTGGACAGCCAAGACAAGCTGGTGCGCAAACGCCGCTCCCAGATGCCTCAGGAGTGCCCTGTCTGCCACAAGATCATCCATGGGGCAGGCAAACTGCCTCGCCACATGAGGACCCACACAGGCGAGAAGCCCTTTGCCTGCGAGGTCTGCGGTGTTCGATTCACCCG GAACGACAAGCTGAAGATCCACATGCGGAAGCACACGGGAGAGCGCCCCTACTCATGCCCGCACTGCCCAGCCCGCTTCCTGCACAGCTACGACCTCAAGAACCACATGCACCTGCACACGGGGGACCGGCCCTATGAGTGCCACCTGTGCCATAAGGCTTTCGCCAAGGAGGACCACCTGCAGCGCCACCTCAAAGGCCAGAACTGCCTGGAGGTGCGCACCCGACGGCGCCGCAAGGACGATGCACCACCCCACTACCCGCCACCCTCTACCGCTGCTGCATCCCCCGCTGGCCTCGACCTCTCCAATGGCCACCTGGACACCTTCCGCCTCTCTCTAGCTCGATTCTGGGAGCAGTCAGCCCCCACTGGGCCCCCGGTCTCTACCCCGGGGCCCcctgatgatgaggaggaggaaggggcacCCACCACACCCCAGGCTGAAGGTGCCATGGAGTCCTCTTAA
- the ZBTB7B gene encoding zinc finger and BTB domain-containing protein 7B isoform X2 has translation MLQPGSHPPSPQAAAPGEAWPGPSQAPWQSLEEKMGSPEDDLIGIPFPDHSSELLSCLNEQRQLGHLCDLTIRTQGLEYRTHRAVLAACSHYFKKLFTEGGGGAVMGAGGSGTAAGGAGAGVCELDFVGPEALGALLEFAYTATLTTSSANMPAVLQAARLLEIPCVIAACMEILQGSGLEAPSPDEDDCERARQYLEAFATATASGVPNGEDSPPQVPLPPPPPPPPRPVARRSRKPRKAFLQTKGARANHLVPEVATVPAHPLTYEEEEVAGRVGSSGGSGLGDSYSPPTGTASPPEGPQSYEPYEGEEEEEELVYPPAYGLAQGGGPPLSPEELGSDEDAIDPDLMAYLSSLHQDNLAPGLDSQDKLVRKRRSQMPQECPVCHKIIHGAGKLPRHMRTHTGEKPFACEVCGVRFTRNDKLKIHMRKHTGERPYSCPHCPARFLHSYDLKNHMHLHTGDRPYECHLCHKAFAKEDHLQRHLKGQNCLEVRTRRRRKDDAPPHYPPPSTAAASPAGLDLSNGHLDTFRLSLARFWEQSAPTGPPVSTPGPPDDEEEEGAPTTPQAEGAMESS, from the exons ATGTTACAGCCTGGTTCTCATCCTCCCTCACCCCAAGCTGCTGCTCCTGGAGAAGCCTGGCCAGGCCCCTCTCAGGCTCCCTGGCAGAGCCTAGAG GAGAAGATGGGGAGCCCCGAGGATGATCTGATTGGGATTCCATTCCCGGACCACAGCAGTGAGCTCCTGAGCTGCCTCAATGAGCAGCGCCAGCTGGGCCACCTATGTGACCTCACCATCCGGACGCAGGGCCTTGAATACCGCACCCACAGGGCTGTGCTAGCTGCCTGTAGCCACTACTTCAAGAAGCTTTTCACTGAGGGTGGTGGCGGAGCTGTCATGGGGGCCGGGGGCAGCGGGACGGCCGCTGGGGGAGCAGGGGCCGGAGTGTGTGAGCTGGACTTTGTAGGGCCAGAGGCACTAGGCGCCCTCCTTGAATTTGCCTATACAGCCACACTGACCACCAGCAGCGCCAACATGCCAGCTGTGCTCCAGGCTGCCCGCCTGCTGGAGATCCCGTGTGTCATCGCTGCTTGCATGGAGATTCTGCAGGGCAGTGGGCTAGAAGCTCCCAGCCCGGACGAGGATGACTGTGAGCGAGCCCGCCAGTATCTGGAGGCCTTTGCCACAGCCACGGCCTCTGGAGTTCCCAATGGTGAAGACAGTCCTCCACAGGTGCCCCTCCCACCACCTCCGCCACCGCCACCTCGGCCTGTTGCCCGCCGCAGCCGCAAGCCCCGGAAAGCTTTCCTGCAAACCAAGGGGGCCAGAGCAAACCACCTAGTCCCTGAGGTGGCCACAGTGCCTGCCCATCCTTTGACctatgaggaggaggaggtggcggGCAGAGTGGGCAGCAGTGGGGGCAGTGGGCTGGGGGACAGCTACAGCCCTCCCACAGGAACTGCCTCCCCTCCTGAGGGGCCCCAGAGCTACGAACCCTATGAGggtgaggaagaagaagaggagctgGTATATCCCCCAGCCTATGGGCTGGCGCAGGGTGGTGGGCCCCCGCTGTCCCCAGAGGAGCTGGGCTCAGATGAGGATGCCATCGATCCTGACCTGATGGCCTACCTAAGCTCCCTGCACCAGGACAACCTGGCACCAGGCCTGGACAGCCAAGACAAGCTGGTGCGCAAACGCCGCTCCCAGATGCCTCAGGAGTGCCCTGTCTGCCACAAGATCATCCATGGGGCAGGCAAACTGCCTCGCCACATGAGGACCCACACAGGCGAGAAGCCCTTTGCCTGCGAGGTCTGCGGTGTTCGATTCACCCG GAACGACAAGCTGAAGATCCACATGCGGAAGCACACGGGAGAGCGCCCCTACTCATGCCCGCACTGCCCAGCCCGCTTCCTGCACAGCTACGACCTCAAGAACCACATGCACCTGCACACGGGGGACCGGCCCTATGAGTGCCACCTGTGCCATAAGGCTTTCGCCAAGGAGGACCACCTGCAGCGCCACCTCAAAGGCCAGAACTGCCTGGAGGTGCGCACCCGACGGCGCCGCAAGGACGATGCACCACCCCACTACCCGCCACCCTCTACCGCTGCTGCATCCCCCGCTGGCCTCGACCTCTCCAATGGCCACCTGGACACCTTCCGCCTCTCTCTAGCTCGATTCTGGGAGCAGTCAGCCCCCACTGGGCCCCCGGTCTCTACCCCGGGGCCCcctgatgatgaggaggaggaaggggcacCCACCACACCCCAGGCTGAAGGTGCCATGGAGTCCTCTTAA
- the ZBTB7B gene encoding zinc finger and BTB domain-containing protein 7B isoform X3 translates to MGSPEDDLIGIPFPDHSSELLSCLNEQRQLGHLCDLTIRTQGLEYRTHRAVLAACSHYFKKLFTEGGGGAVMGAGGSGTAAGGAGAGVCELDFVGPEALGALLEFAYTATLTTSSANMPAVLQAARLLEIPCVIAACMEILQGSGLEAPSPDEDDCERARQYLEAFATATASGVPNGEDSPPQVPLPPPPPPPPRPVARRSRKPRKAFLQTKGARANHLVPEVATVPAHPLTYEEEEVAGRVGSSGGSGLGDSYSPPTGTASPPEGPQSYEPYEGEEEEEELVYPPAYGLAQGGGPPLSPEELGSDEDAIDPDLMAYLSSLHQDNLAPGLDSQDKLVRKRRSQMPQECPVCHKIIHGAGKLPRHMRTHTGEKPFACEVCGVRFTRNDKLKIHMRKHTGERPYSCPHCPARFLHSYDLKNHMHLHTGDRPYECHLCHKAFAKEDHLQRHLKGQNCLEVRTRRRRKDDAPPHYPPPSTAAASPAGLDLSNGHLDTFRLSLARFWEQSAPTGPPVSTPGPPDDEEEEGAPTTPQAEGAMESS, encoded by the exons ATGGGGAGCCCCGAGGATGATCTGATTGGGATTCCATTCCCGGACCACAGCAGTGAGCTCCTGAGCTGCCTCAATGAGCAGCGCCAGCTGGGCCACCTATGTGACCTCACCATCCGGACGCAGGGCCTTGAATACCGCACCCACAGGGCTGTGCTAGCTGCCTGTAGCCACTACTTCAAGAAGCTTTTCACTGAGGGTGGTGGCGGAGCTGTCATGGGGGCCGGGGGCAGCGGGACGGCCGCTGGGGGAGCAGGGGCCGGAGTGTGTGAGCTGGACTTTGTAGGGCCAGAGGCACTAGGCGCCCTCCTTGAATTTGCCTATACAGCCACACTGACCACCAGCAGCGCCAACATGCCAGCTGTGCTCCAGGCTGCCCGCCTGCTGGAGATCCCGTGTGTCATCGCTGCTTGCATGGAGATTCTGCAGGGCAGTGGGCTAGAAGCTCCCAGCCCGGACGAGGATGACTGTGAGCGAGCCCGCCAGTATCTGGAGGCCTTTGCCACAGCCACGGCCTCTGGAGTTCCCAATGGTGAAGACAGTCCTCCACAGGTGCCCCTCCCACCACCTCCGCCACCGCCACCTCGGCCTGTTGCCCGCCGCAGCCGCAAGCCCCGGAAAGCTTTCCTGCAAACCAAGGGGGCCAGAGCAAACCACCTAGTCCCTGAGGTGGCCACAGTGCCTGCCCATCCTTTGACctatgaggaggaggaggtggcggGCAGAGTGGGCAGCAGTGGGGGCAGTGGGCTGGGGGACAGCTACAGCCCTCCCACAGGAACTGCCTCCCCTCCTGAGGGGCCCCAGAGCTACGAACCCTATGAGggtgaggaagaagaagaggagctgGTATATCCCCCAGCCTATGGGCTGGCGCAGGGTGGTGGGCCCCCGCTGTCCCCAGAGGAGCTGGGCTCAGATGAGGATGCCATCGATCCTGACCTGATGGCCTACCTAAGCTCCCTGCACCAGGACAACCTGGCACCAGGCCTGGACAGCCAAGACAAGCTGGTGCGCAAACGCCGCTCCCAGATGCCTCAGGAGTGCCCTGTCTGCCACAAGATCATCCATGGGGCAGGCAAACTGCCTCGCCACATGAGGACCCACACAGGCGAGAAGCCCTTTGCCTGCGAGGTCTGCGGTGTTCGATTCACCCG GAACGACAAGCTGAAGATCCACATGCGGAAGCACACGGGAGAGCGCCCCTACTCATGCCCGCACTGCCCAGCCCGCTTCCTGCACAGCTACGACCTCAAGAACCACATGCACCTGCACACGGGGGACCGGCCCTATGAGTGCCACCTGTGCCATAAGGCTTTCGCCAAGGAGGACCACCTGCAGCGCCACCTCAAAGGCCAGAACTGCCTGGAGGTGCGCACCCGACGGCGCCGCAAGGACGATGCACCACCCCACTACCCGCCACCCTCTACCGCTGCTGCATCCCCCGCTGGCCTCGACCTCTCCAATGGCCACCTGGACACCTTCCGCCTCTCTCTAGCTCGATTCTGGGAGCAGTCAGCCCCCACTGGGCCCCCGGTCTCTACCCCGGGGCCCcctgatgatgaggaggaggaaggggcacCCACCACACCCCAGGCTGAAGGTGCCATGGAGTCCTCTTAA